From a region of the Geothrix sp. 21YS21S-2 genome:
- a CDS encoding DUF2239 family protein, translating into METPFPLSCTAFLGSRRLAAGSLASVAVAVKRALEADPQGSALVFDDAGGRVIDLDLRGTEADLLARLAPPPEAPRGRGRPRLGVVPREVTLLPRHWEWLNTQPGGASVALRRLVEEARRARKDVDRLRSAQEAAYRFMSALAGDQPGFEEASRALFAGDAERFGEHSAPWPADVRRHVLFLAGPALGRDGRPGPDSQGGEDGSGI; encoded by the coding sequence ATGGAAACCCCCTTCCCCCTTTCATGCACCGCCTTCCTGGGCTCGCGGCGGCTCGCCGCGGGGTCCCTGGCCTCGGTGGCCGTGGCGGTGAAGCGCGCCCTGGAGGCCGATCCCCAAGGGTCGGCGCTGGTGTTCGACGACGCCGGCGGCCGGGTCATCGACCTGGACCTCCGGGGCACCGAAGCGGACCTGCTGGCCCGGCTCGCGCCGCCGCCGGAGGCCCCGCGGGGCCGGGGCCGGCCCAGACTCGGGGTGGTGCCCCGGGAGGTGACGCTGCTGCCCCGGCACTGGGAGTGGCTGAACACGCAGCCCGGTGGCGCTTCCGTGGCCCTGCGCCGGCTGGTGGAGGAGGCCCGGCGCGCCCGCAAGGACGTGGACCGGTTGCGATCCGCCCAGGAGGCTGCCTACCGGTTCATGTCGGCCCTGGCTGGCGACCAACCGGGCTTCGAGGAGGCCTCCCGGGCCCTGTTCGCCGGGGACGCCGAACGGTTCGGGGAGCACAGCGCCCCCTGGCCCGCCGATGTGCGCCGGCACGTGCTGTTCCTGGCCGGACCGGCCCTCGGCCGGGATGGGCGCCCCGGACCCGATTCCCAAGGAGGCGAGGATGGATCCGGCATTTGA
- a CDS encoding GNAT family N-acetyltransferase, which translates to MPNLPSPPTAPKACLFRQGCLSGSTLAFRVLDSIDAPAGSAWDALVASASPFLQRPYLRAVEGGLPPGEAMRYATFHEGERLVGVACFQRTRFQGRPLGERFQGGPVLSFLARNLRLAKRPLDFQVLVCGSPMAAGEHGFRFDPAIEPRRAMEALLAALAVVQRELDGTGTLDGVLIKDLDAASNPFGESLGRHAFAGLRPEPAMVLRLDPSWDCFEAYLGCLASKYRVKARRAYAKSQALQVRDLAAEDLPRFQDRWMELFDAVHQRAENRLGRPTFATFLNLRRTLGPEFILRGYFHEGVLVGFLTGFVWGGILEAHLVGLDYALNPELSIYPRLLCDYLHIAIARGCRQLHYGRTASEIKSTLGAEPLEQVCYLRHRDCVPNQAARLIAPRLRAESTPLRRPFTQEWYGLHAQPALG; encoded by the coding sequence ATGCCCAACCTCCCATCCCCTCCGACCGCTCCAAAGGCATGCCTGTTCCGGCAGGGTTGCCTCAGCGGGTCCACCCTGGCATTCCGCGTCCTGGACTCCATCGACGCCCCCGCGGGATCCGCCTGGGACGCCCTGGTGGCGTCGGCGAGCCCGTTCCTTCAGCGCCCCTATCTGCGGGCCGTGGAGGGAGGGCTGCCGCCGGGGGAGGCCATGCGCTACGCCACCTTCCACGAGGGCGAACGGCTGGTGGGGGTGGCCTGCTTCCAGCGGACCCGCTTCCAGGGGAGGCCGCTGGGGGAGCGGTTCCAGGGGGGCCCCGTACTGTCCTTCCTGGCCCGCAACCTGCGCCTTGCCAAGCGTCCCCTGGACTTCCAGGTGCTCGTCTGCGGCAGCCCGATGGCGGCCGGGGAACACGGCTTCCGGTTCGACCCGGCCATCGAGCCCCGCCGGGCGATGGAAGCCCTCCTGGCCGCACTGGCCGTGGTGCAGCGCGAACTGGACGGAACCGGAACCCTCGACGGCGTCCTCATCAAGGATCTGGACGCGGCGTCCAATCCCTTCGGCGAGAGCCTGGGCCGGCACGCGTTCGCGGGGCTGCGCCCGGAGCCCGCCATGGTTCTGCGCCTGGATCCGTCCTGGGATTGCTTCGAGGCCTACCTGGGCTGCCTGGCCTCGAAGTACCGGGTGAAGGCCCGGCGCGCCTATGCCAAGTCCCAGGCCCTGCAGGTGCGGGATCTCGCCGCCGAGGACCTGCCCCGTTTCCAGGATCGCTGGATGGAGCTGTTCGACGCTGTCCACCAGCGGGCTGAAAACCGCCTCGGCAGGCCCACCTTCGCCACCTTCCTGAACCTGCGCCGGACCCTGGGGCCGGAATTCATCCTGCGCGGCTACTTCCATGAAGGCGTGCTGGTGGGCTTCCTCACGGGTTTCGTGTGGGGGGGCATCCTGGAAGCCCATCTGGTGGGTCTGGACTACGCCCTCAACCCCGAACTGTCCATCTACCCGCGCCTGCTCTGCGACTACCTGCACATCGCCATCGCCCGAGGCTGCCGCCAGCTCCACTACGGCCGCACCGCCAGCGAGATCAAGAGCACCCTCGGCGCCGAGCCGTTGGAGCAGGTCTGCTACCTGCGCCACCGCGACTGCGTTCCGAACCAGGCGGCCCGGCTCATCGCGCCCCGCCTGCGGGCGGAATCCACCCCTTTGCGAAGACCCTTCACCCAGGAGTGGTACGGCCTGCACGCGCAGCCCGCCCTCGGCTGA
- a CDS encoding fumarylacetoacetate hydrolase family protein, producing MKLVTFLHNGQERIGAVTGGGRILDFHAGDKRLAVDMLTLIRRQDTLMPLARALAAKAPGAAFLDAGQVTLLAPVPRPVSMRDGYAFRQHVATARRNRGLEMIPEFDHFPVTYFTNHQAVTGPGPVEVLEHHLNRLDYELEVAVVTGRPLKNATLAEADEAIFGFMVMNDWSARHLQMEEMKLSLGPCKGKDFATSLGPWLVTCDELPLEPSPQGRVLRARMTASVNGRLLSDGEASSMNWTFAQILQRTSYGVQVNPGEVVGSGTVGTGCLLELNGSKVTEDLWLKDGDFVVLEVQGLGRLENSVARAEGIALPPELVAMGPRSPLP from the coding sequence ATGAAGCTGGTGACCTTTCTGCACAACGGACAGGAGCGCATCGGCGCCGTCACCGGCGGCGGGCGCATCCTCGACTTCCATGCGGGCGACAAGCGCCTGGCCGTGGACATGCTCACCCTCATCCGGAGGCAGGACACCCTCATGCCCCTGGCCCGGGCCCTGGCGGCCAAGGCCCCTGGCGCCGCCTTCCTGGACGCGGGGCAGGTGACGCTCCTGGCCCCCGTGCCCAGGCCCGTGTCCATGCGGGACGGCTACGCCTTCCGCCAGCACGTGGCCACCGCCCGGCGCAACCGCGGGCTGGAGATGATCCCCGAGTTCGACCACTTCCCCGTCACCTACTTCACGAACCACCAGGCGGTGACGGGCCCCGGCCCCGTGGAGGTGCTGGAGCACCACCTCAACCGCCTGGACTACGAGCTGGAGGTGGCCGTGGTCACCGGCCGCCCCCTGAAGAACGCCACCCTGGCCGAGGCCGACGAGGCCATCTTCGGCTTCATGGTCATGAACGACTGGAGCGCCCGCCACCTCCAGATGGAGGAGATGAAGCTCAGCCTGGGCCCCTGCAAGGGCAAGGACTTCGCCACGAGCCTGGGGCCCTGGCTGGTGACCTGCGACGAGCTTCCCCTGGAGCCCAGCCCCCAGGGACGGGTGCTCCGCGCGCGCATGACCGCCTCGGTGAACGGCCGCCTCCTGAGCGACGGCGAGGCCTCCTCCATGAACTGGACCTTCGCGCAGATCCTCCAGCGCACCTCCTACGGCGTGCAGGTGAACCCCGGCGAGGTGGTGGGCAGCGGCACCGTGGGCACCGGCTGCCTCCTGGAGCTCAACGGCTCCAAGGTCACCGAGGACCTGTGGCTGAAGGACGGGGATTTCGTGGTGCTGGAGGTCCAGGGCCTGGGCCGCCTGGAGAACAGCGTGGCCCGGGCCGAGGGCATCGCCCTCCCGCCCGAACTGGTGGCCATGGGGCCCCGGAGTCCGCTGCCGTGA
- a CDS encoding TetR/AcrR family transcriptional regulator has translation MARPKSEDKRSAILAAATRVIAAQGLGAPTAAIAKAAGISNGSLFTYFETKHELLDQLYLDLKVEMASAAMADLPSGSEPRTQVLHLWTHWLEWAEACPEKRRALAHLCVSDAITPASRQIVGASFAKVLDLLEGIRAAGPMREVPLAFVLSLMNALADATIDFAIQDPDHADAHGRAAFEAFWRMLA, from the coding sequence ATGGCCAGACCGAAAAGCGAGGACAAGCGCAGCGCCATCCTGGCGGCGGCCACCCGGGTCATTGCCGCCCAGGGGCTGGGGGCGCCGACGGCCGCCATCGCCAAGGCGGCCGGGATCTCCAACGGGTCGCTGTTCACCTATTTCGAGACGAAGCACGAACTGCTCGACCAGCTCTACCTGGACCTCAAAGTCGAAATGGCTTCCGCGGCGATGGCGGATCTTCCCTCCGGCAGCGAACCCCGGACCCAGGTGCTGCATCTGTGGACCCACTGGCTGGAGTGGGCGGAAGCCTGCCCCGAGAAGCGCCGGGCGCTCGCGCACCTGTGCGTGTCGGACGCGATCACGCCCGCGAGCCGCCAGATCGTCGGGGCGTCGTTCGCAAAGGTCCTGGACCTGCTGGAGGGGATCCGCGCGGCCGGTCCCATGCGCGAGGTTCCGCTGGCGTTCGTCCTATCCCTGATGAACGCGCTGGCGGACGCGACCATCGACTTTGCGATCCAGGACCCGGATCATGCCGACGCGCATGGCAGGGCGGCCTTCGAGGCCTTCTGGCGGATGCTCGCCTGA
- a CDS encoding bifunctional methionine sulfoxide reductase B/A protein: MEARVESGGKKTKAELKKTLTPEQYRVTQEAGTEAPFTGEYWNSKGDGIYVDVVSGEPLFSSKDKFDSGCGWPSFTKPLEPGEVVEHRDVSHGMVRTEVRSRNADSHLGHVFDDGPAPTGQRYCINSASLRFVPVADLEARGYGKYLALFGMKPSPKEVATLAGGCFWGMEDLVRERPGVIKTIVGYTGGTTQHPVYEDVHTGTTGHAEAIEVTFDPSKTTYEALLKFFFTIHDPTTANRQGNDIGTQYRSAIFYHDEAQRKTAEKVKAEVEASGKWKRPITTQIAAAATFWPAEDYHQDYLKKHPGGYTCHFVRPFSF, from the coding sequence ATGGAGGCACGTGTGGAAAGTGGCGGGAAGAAGACCAAGGCCGAGCTCAAGAAGACCCTGACCCCGGAGCAGTACCGGGTCACCCAGGAGGCCGGGACGGAGGCGCCTTTCACCGGGGAGTATTGGAACTCCAAGGGGGACGGCATCTACGTCGACGTGGTGTCCGGGGAGCCCCTCTTCTCCTCCAAGGACAAGTTCGACTCCGGCTGCGGTTGGCCCAGCTTCACCAAGCCCCTGGAACCCGGCGAGGTGGTGGAGCACAGGGACGTCAGCCACGGCATGGTGCGCACCGAGGTGCGCTCGAGGAACGCCGATTCCCACCTGGGCCACGTCTTCGACGACGGTCCGGCGCCCACGGGCCAGCGGTACTGCATCAACAGCGCCTCCCTGCGCTTCGTGCCCGTGGCGGACCTGGAGGCCCGGGGCTATGGCAAGTATCTGGCCCTGTTCGGCATGAAGCCATCCCCCAAGGAGGTGGCCACCCTCGCCGGGGGCTGCTTCTGGGGCATGGAGGACCTGGTCAGGGAGCGCCCCGGGGTCATCAAGACCATCGTGGGCTACACCGGCGGCACCACGCAGCACCCGGTGTACGAGGACGTCCATACCGGAACCACCGGCCACGCCGAGGCCATCGAGGTGACCTTCGACCCCTCGAAGACGACCTACGAGGCCCTCCTCAAATTCTTCTTCACCATCCACGACCCCACCACCGCCAACCGCCAGGGCAATGACATCGGCACCCAGTACCGGTCGGCCATCTTCTACCACGACGAGGCCCAGCGGAAGACCGCCGAAAAGGTCAAGGCCGAGGTGGAGGCCTCCGGGAAGTGGAAGCGCCCCATCACCACCCAGATCGCCGCCGCCGCGACCTTCTGGCCCGCCGAGGACTACCACCAGGACTACCTGAAGAAGCACCCCGGCGGCTACACCTGCCATTTCGTGCGGCCGTTCTCGTTCTAG
- a CDS encoding metallophosphoesterase yields the protein MLKRFAIFLSVLLLVLGGAGTYLSERSIALWPALTAHAGLVRLTVASMLAGMLLITLLQRVPVLGHRLGALLWLSHGCFGLVSTFLVYLGAADLVQALVRLATGIHVGPWALGVASAAALGTSLLGLATALRPARTRKVEIPIPHLPAALDGFRIVQISDLHLSPTTPWYQVEHLVNAANALRPDLLAVTGDLVDAEADGVRPKAERLGAIRARHGAAFVTGNHEYYSGLGRWLQVIRGMGWRILDNGHAVLEHDGARLAVAGMPDPTAAQTGQGPDLARALAGIPPEAVPILLFHPPTGTRAAAAAGVRLQLSGHTHGGQYFPWSLLVPSLYRHGKGLSREGGLWVYTSVGTGVWGPPNRFLVPQELTLLVLRSASGSLDKPGFAQG from the coding sequence ATGCTCAAACGGTTCGCGATCTTCCTTTCCGTGCTGCTCCTGGTGCTGGGCGGCGCCGGAACATACTTGTCTGAACGTTCCATCGCCCTGTGGCCGGCCCTGACGGCCCATGCGGGCCTGGTGCGCCTCACCGTCGCGTCCATGCTGGCGGGCATGTTGCTGATCACGCTCCTTCAGCGGGTCCCGGTCCTGGGCCACCGCCTGGGGGCCCTGCTCTGGCTGAGCCACGGCTGCTTTGGCCTGGTCTCCACGTTCCTGGTCTACCTTGGGGCGGCGGACCTGGTCCAGGCCCTGGTACGCCTGGCCACGGGCATCCACGTGGGCCCCTGGGCCCTGGGCGTGGCCTCGGCGGCGGCCCTGGGCACCTCCCTGCTGGGCCTGGCCACGGCCCTGCGGCCGGCGCGCACCCGCAAGGTGGAGATCCCCATCCCGCACTTGCCGGCGGCCCTGGATGGCTTCCGCATCGTCCAGATCTCGGACCTGCACCTCAGTCCGACGACGCCCTGGTACCAGGTGGAGCACCTGGTGAACGCCGCCAACGCCCTCCGGCCCGACCTCCTGGCGGTCACCGGCGACCTGGTGGACGCCGAGGCCGATGGGGTGCGGCCCAAGGCGGAACGTCTGGGGGCCATCCGGGCGCGCCACGGCGCAGCATTCGTCACCGGCAACCATGAATACTATTCCGGGCTCGGGCGATGGCTGCAGGTGATCCGGGGCATGGGTTGGCGGATCCTGGACAACGGCCATGCGGTGCTGGAGCATGACGGCGCCCGGCTCGCCGTGGCCGGAATGCCCGATCCCACCGCCGCCCAGACCGGGCAGGGCCCGGACTTGGCCCGGGCCTTGGCCGGCATCCCGCCGGAGGCGGTCCCCATTCTGCTGTTCCATCCGCCCACCGGCACCCGTGCCGCGGCGGCGGCCGGGGTGCGCCTGCAGCTTTCGGGACACACCCACGGCGGGCAGTACTTCCCCTGGAGCCTCCTGGTGCCATCCCTCTACAGGCACGGCAAGGGGCTGTCCAGGGAGGGCGGCCTGTGGGTCTACACCAGTGTGGGCACGGGCGTATGGGGCCCGCCCAACCGGTTCCTGGTGCCGCAGGAACTGACCCTGCTGGTGCTGAGGTCGGCTTCCGGTTCCCTCGACAAGCCCGGATTTGCACAAGGCTGA
- a CDS encoding MFS transporter, translating into MATPPVEQSPLNQIVQPFIDLVHAPRALWAVNLLSFLEGFVYFGMVIYLHMYFNQYGGLSDPKAGLMVGFLTWGITISMLFFGGRADAWGLRRTFIISLCIMFAGRALLALAPYLGLRGGGFLTPFALTGALAITFVMTGYGMCYPAGYAAIRKFTTPATAGMGYAMLYAVMNLGGWLPTFMTPVRTHWGIRGAFVFYSAVTLVSLAALMLLLSRKTEREALAAGLAAQEAPPAPADAAPSGGLMHWLRNHPLADPKFSFFIFCLIPVQTLFAYNWLLFAPYVSRAFAGTWVGTHFEAASSLNTLLVFVLCPVVAALTTRVKVYTMMILGTAVMASPTFILALGPTALGLLAYIVLMSVGEAMWQPRFLQYAAEIAPEGRTGAYMGVAQFPWFLTKMLVSFYAGTALATWCPEGGPGRTGTMWLIFGMVSMLTTVMLILARGWLGKDFKTSRNP; encoded by the coding sequence GTGGCCACGCCCCCTGTGGAACAGTCCCCCCTGAACCAGATCGTCCAGCCTTTCATCGACCTGGTGCACGCGCCCAGGGCCCTGTGGGCCGTGAACCTGCTGAGCTTCCTCGAGGGGTTCGTCTACTTCGGGATGGTCATCTACCTCCACATGTACTTCAACCAGTACGGCGGCCTGTCGGATCCCAAGGCGGGGCTCATGGTGGGCTTCCTCACCTGGGGCATCACCATCTCCATGCTCTTCTTCGGGGGCCGCGCCGACGCCTGGGGCCTGCGCAGGACCTTCATCATCTCGCTCTGCATCATGTTCGCCGGACGCGCGCTGCTGGCCCTGGCGCCCTACCTGGGCCTGCGGGGCGGCGGCTTCCTGACGCCCTTCGCCCTGACGGGAGCCCTGGCCATCACGTTCGTCATGACGGGCTACGGCATGTGCTACCCCGCGGGCTACGCGGCCATCCGCAAGTTCACCACCCCGGCCACCGCGGGCATGGGCTACGCCATGCTCTATGCGGTGATGAACCTGGGCGGGTGGCTGCCCACCTTCATGACGCCCGTGCGCACCCACTGGGGCATCCGGGGCGCCTTCGTCTTCTACTCGGCCGTCACCCTCGTGAGCCTGGCGGCCCTGATGCTCCTCCTGAGCCGGAAGACCGAGAGGGAGGCCCTGGCCGCGGGCCTCGCGGCCCAGGAGGCGCCCCCGGCCCCCGCGGACGCCGCGCCCTCGGGCGGGCTCATGCACTGGCTGCGCAACCACCCCCTGGCCGATCCGAAATTCTCCTTCTTCATCTTCTGCCTGATCCCCGTGCAGACGCTGTTCGCCTACAACTGGCTGCTCTTCGCACCGTACGTGAGCCGGGCCTTCGCGGGCACCTGGGTGGGCACCCACTTCGAGGCCGCCAGCAGCCTGAACACCCTCCTGGTCTTCGTGCTCTGCCCCGTGGTGGCCGCGCTCACCACCCGCGTGAAGGTCTACACCATGATGATCCTGGGCACCGCCGTCATGGCCAGCCCCACCTTCATCCTGGCCCTGGGGCCCACCGCCCTGGGCCTTTTGGCCTACATCGTCCTGATGAGCGTGGGCGAGGCCATGTGGCAGCCCCGGTTCCTGCAGTACGCCGCGGAGATCGCCCCCGAGGGCCGCACCGGCGCCTACATGGGGGTGGCGCAGTTCCCCTGGTTCCTCACCAAGATGCTGGTGAGCTTCTACGCCGGCACGGCCCTCGCCACCTGGTGCCCCGAGGGCGGCCCCGGGCGCACCGGGACCATGTGGCTGATCTTCGGGATGGTTTCCATGCTGACGACCGTCATGCTGATCCTGGCCCGGGGATGGCTGGGAAAGGATTTCAAGACCAGCCGGAACCCCTAG
- a CDS encoding pentapeptide repeat-containing protein codes for MRSLLAELKGFGLPDDRKEKEAPAVGGILHDLTLRGLHLRAGAGLRGADLRGADLRRLDLAGADLRGADLTRARLEGANLTGARLEGARLFCADIGGAIGLDLSDTRLHPFFEILEDEDVGHVKTLNLGRPGNEERGPVRNLAAGPDGRLFWTQGDHPAIENMTVTGVRHAMPPVVDTRIHALVADSRGRLWSVGDRMIGICSLASVSRAISGEPIRFSTWKMEIPARPNQVVAGSNGDLWVSLAERVCRISHDPASNTFGFRDLAFRCAGPAAGTLGMSGSNEAGIAFAVPEQERVFFHRGQGQPPSTFALPPGSRPRRLVPGQDGRLWFIQAGPPGIGEIGVNGSGCKVHLLDGPATQPHGIAPGPDGSMWFTDTAGERIGRIASGGRITWFPLPRGSRPQEIVPAPDGRMLFTLQGRSAIGSIRAALRPATRLAPGPVDRLAWEAAESKQGPRKAAALPAGGDSSTSSTTTSSWEVPVYHPRPVPVAKTPSREERHALHQRRLEAAEKALLARQALEPKEAPAPPPGPPTPAPEVPSIELDALLDQLETQAVLLAPGAVRHSQARHCGASEANGRWAAPFANPQALAALIARGMLASGAIAKVTAPDGGFETACESQEIVGTYRDCQGVHPTRWFRVITERHIVEDQEVQIVMTAYPIAEHWR; via the coding sequence ATGCGCTCCCTGCTGGCCGAGCTGAAGGGCTTCGGCCTTCCTGACGACAGGAAGGAGAAGGAGGCTCCGGCCGTGGGCGGGATCCTCCACGACCTGACCCTGCGCGGTCTGCACCTGCGGGCCGGCGCCGGTCTCCGGGGCGCCGACCTCCGCGGCGCGGATCTCCGGCGCCTCGACCTTGCCGGCGCGGATCTGCGCGGCGCGGACCTCACCCGGGCCAGGCTGGAGGGCGCCAACCTCACCGGCGCCAGGCTGGAAGGCGCCCGCCTTTTCTGCGCCGACATCGGCGGCGCCATCGGCCTCGATCTGTCCGATACGCGGCTCCATCCCTTCTTCGAGATCCTCGAGGACGAGGACGTCGGCCACGTCAAGACGCTCAACCTGGGCAGGCCCGGGAACGAGGAGCGGGGTCCGGTGCGCAACCTCGCGGCCGGTCCCGATGGCCGCCTGTTCTGGACCCAAGGCGACCATCCGGCCATCGAGAACATGACCGTCACCGGGGTTCGCCACGCCATGCCGCCCGTGGTGGATACCCGCATTCACGCCCTGGTGGCCGACAGCCGCGGCCGGCTGTGGAGCGTGGGCGACCGCATGATCGGCATTTGCAGCTTGGCGAGCGTGAGCCGGGCGATCAGCGGCGAACCCATTCGATTCAGTACCTGGAAGATGGAAATTCCCGCCCGGCCGAATCAGGTGGTTGCAGGGTCGAACGGCGACCTTTGGGTCTCGCTGGCGGAACGGGTCTGCCGCATCAGCCACGATCCTGCCAGCAACACGTTCGGGTTCCGGGACCTGGCCTTCCGTTGCGCGGGGCCGGCGGCCGGCACCCTTGGGATGTCCGGCTCGAACGAAGCGGGCATCGCCTTCGCCGTACCCGAACAGGAAAGGGTGTTCTTCCACCGGGGACAGGGTCAACCGCCGTCCACGTTCGCCCTGCCCCCCGGAAGCCGGCCGCGGCGCCTGGTGCCGGGGCAGGACGGCCGGCTCTGGTTCATACAGGCCGGGCCGCCGGGGATCGGCGAGATCGGCGTGAATGGCAGCGGGTGCAAGGTCCACCTCCTGGACGGCCCGGCCACCCAGCCGCACGGGATCGCCCCCGGGCCCGACGGCTCCATGTGGTTCACCGACACGGCCGGGGAGCGCATCGGACGGATCGCTTCCGGCGGCCGGATCACCTGGTTCCCCCTGCCCCGGGGCAGCCGGCCCCAGGAGATCGTCCCGGCACCGGACGGCCGCATGCTCTTCACCCTGCAGGGCCGGAGCGCCATCGGCTCGATCCGTGCGGCGCTCCGGCCGGCGACGCGGCTGGCGCCTGGCCCCGTCGATCGCCTGGCATGGGAAGCGGCCGAGTCCAAGCAGGGCCCTCGCAAGGCCGCCGCCCTTCCAGCAGGCGGCGACTCCAGCACGTCCTCCACCACCACGTCCTCCTGGGAGGTTCCGGTCTACCACCCCAGGCCGGTTCCTGTCGCGAAGACCCCGAGCCGGGAGGAACGCCACGCCCTGCACCAGCGCAGGCTGGAGGCCGCCGAGAAGGCCCTGCTGGCGCGCCAGGCCCTCGAGCCCAAGGAGGCGCCGGCACCGCCCCCCGGTCCGCCCACGCCCGCCCCCGAAGTCCCCTCGATCGAGCTGGACGCCCTGCTGGACCAGTTGGAAACACAGGCGGTGCTGCTGGCCCCCGGAGCGGTCCGGCACAGCCAGGCCCGCCATTGCGGCGCCTCGGAGGCCAATGGCCGATGGGCCGCGCCCTTCGCGAACCCGCAGGCGCTGGCCGCCCTCATCGCCCGGGGCATGCTGGCTTCGGGGGCCATCGCCAAGGTGACCGCGCCCGACGGAGGCTTTGAAACCGCCTGCGAAAGTCAGGAGATCGTGGGCACCTACCGCGACTGCCAGGGCGTCCACCCCACCCGGTGGTTCCGGGTGATCACGGAGCGGCACATCGTGGAGGACCAGGAGGTTCAGATCGTCATGACCGCCTACCCCATCGCCGAACACTGGCGCTAG
- a CDS encoding GIY-YIG nuclease family protein: protein MDPAFDRKAALRAYKERKPRPGIYAVRHIASGRAWAGAAKDLDTTRNGLWHVLEDRRHLDRSLQAAWDHHGAEAFEYVILEVLAGDLAPFVLKETLKERLAEWARRLAGGSFGSR from the coding sequence ATGGATCCGGCATTTGACCGCAAGGCGGCCCTGCGCGCCTACAAGGAGCGCAAGCCCAGGCCCGGCATCTACGCGGTCCGGCACATCGCCTCGGGCCGGGCCTGGGCCGGCGCCGCCAAGGACCTGGACACCACCCGCAACGGCCTTTGGCACGTGCTGGAGGACCGCCGGCACCTGGACCGCAGCCTGCAGGCCGCGTGGGACCACCATGGGGCGGAGGCCTTCGAGTACGTGATCCTGGAGGTGCTTGCCGGGGACCTGGCCCCCTTCGTCCTGAAGGAGACCCTCAAGGAACGCCTGGCGGAGTGGGCGCGCCGCCTGGCGGGTGGGAGTTTCGGCAGCCGGTGA
- a CDS encoding citrate synthase, whose amino-acid sequence MTNTAKLELDGKVIELPVIEGTEAERALDIRDLRAKTGYITYDESYGNTGSCQSRITFIDGEKGILRYRGIPIEELAEGSTFVQAAYLIIFGKLPTETERLRFSGLLTKYQMIHEDMKFHFEGFPSSAHPMAILSAMINAAGCFLPELNEEYNADRFEIQAAHLLSQVRTLAAYAFRKSRGLPSIYPKKKYMFTENFLHMMFSEPDEDYELDPAVVDALDLIFLLHADHEQNCSTATVRMVASSKANLFASASAGVCALWGPLHGGANQAVIEMLKEIRADKDDGTLFLDKVKHKNHGAKLMGFGHRVYKNYDPRARIIKRKCDELLSKMGISDPLLDIAKKLEETALNDPYFIERRLYPNVDFYSGIIMRAIGIPTEMFTVIFAIGRMPGWIANYREVAESGDSRIYRPRQVYQGPTLNHYVPLFER is encoded by the coding sequence ATGACCAACACGGCGAAACTGGAACTGGATGGCAAGGTGATCGAGCTTCCGGTCATCGAGGGAACAGAAGCCGAACGGGCGCTCGACATCCGGGATCTCCGCGCCAAGACGGGCTATATCACCTACGACGAGTCCTACGGGAACACCGGCAGCTGCCAGAGCCGCATCACCTTCATCGACGGCGAGAAGGGCATCCTCCGCTACCGGGGGATCCCCATCGAGGAACTGGCCGAGGGTTCCACGTTCGTGCAGGCCGCCTACCTGATCATCTTCGGCAAGCTCCCCACGGAGACCGAGCGCCTGCGCTTCTCGGGCCTCCTGACCAAGTACCAGATGATCCACGAGGACATGAAGTTCCACTTCGAGGGCTTCCCCTCCTCGGCCCACCCCATGGCCATCCTTTCGGCCATGATCAACGCCGCCGGGTGCTTCCTCCCCGAGCTCAACGAGGAATACAACGCCGACCGGTTCGAGATCCAGGCCGCCCACCTCCTCTCCCAGGTGCGCACCCTGGCCGCCTACGCCTTCCGCAAGTCCCGGGGCCTGCCCTCCATCTATCCCAAGAAGAAGTACATGTTCACCGAGAACTTCCTGCACATGATGTTCTCCGAGCCCGACGAGGACTACGAGCTGGACCCCGCCGTGGTGGACGCCCTGGACCTGATCTTCCTCCTGCACGCCGACCACGAGCAGAACTGCTCCACCGCCACGGTGCGCATGGTGGCCTCCAGCAAGGCCAACCTGTTCGCCTCGGCCTCCGCGGGCGTCTGCGCCCTGTGGGGCCCGCTGCACGGCGGGGCCAACCAGGCCGTCATCGAGATGCTCAAGGAGATCCGGGCCGACAAGGACGACGGCACCCTCTTCCTGGACAAGGTCAAGCACAAGAACCACGGCGCCAAGCTCATGGGCTTCGGCCACCGGGTGTACAAGAACTACGACCCCCGGGCCCGCATCATCAAGCGCAAGTGCGACGAGCTCCTCTCCAAGATGGGCATCAGCGACCCCCTGCTGGACATCGCCAAGAAGCTCGAGGAGACCGCCCTCAACGATCCCTACTTCATCGAGCGCCGGCTCTACCCCAACGTGGACTTCTACAGCGGCATCATCATGCGCGCCATCGGCATCCCCACCGAGATGTTCACCGTCATCTTCGCCATCGGGCGCATGCCGGGGTGGATCGCCAACTACCGGGAAGTGGCCGAGAGCGGCGACAGCCGCATCTACCGCCCGCGCCAGGTCTACCAGGGGCCCACGCTGAACCACTACGTGCCCCTCTTCGAGCGGTAG